A stretch of Thermomicrobium roseum DSM 5159 DNA encodes these proteins:
- a CDS encoding GYD domain-containing protein — MPIYVMLSSLTDDGMETLHEHPERIKEVNAEIERLGVKVLHQWAVLGPYDFVNIVEAPDNETIARVSVELGARGTVKLMTMPAIPIDDFIARLKEGRAEGDD, encoded by the coding sequence ATGCCGATCTATGTGATGTTGAGCAGCCTGACCGACGACGGAATGGAGACGCTGCACGAGCATCCCGAGCGGATCAAGGAGGTCAATGCGGAGATCGAGCGTCTCGGGGTGAAGGTCTTGCATCAGTGGGCTGTCTTGGGGCCGTACGATTTCGTGAACATCGTCGAGGCACCGGACAACGAGACGATCGCGCGCGTCTCGGTGGAACTCGGAGCGCGTGGAACGGTCAAGCTGATGACGATGCCCGCCATCCCGATCGATGACTTCATCGCCCGGCTCAAGGAGGGACGAGCAGAAGGCGACGACTGA
- a CDS encoding O-methyltransferase translates to MLEELAREAGGDWPLVARLAHLVALAVRGQLALEVGAGPGVVTVWLADAMEQTGGRLVVLEQDPIVIESVTGRLEDLGLMERVQLLQGDAHRTIHTVAGPFDLVRLAADRSGYLDYYRAVRDRLRPGAVILAEGLAREAARPFRETVRAEIDLRTVELPMRGQSLIGVWWPSRGRE, encoded by the coding sequence ATGCTGGAGGAGCTTGCCCGCGAGGCGGGTGGGGACTGGCCGCTCGTCGCGCGGCTTGCTCACCTGGTGGCTCTGGCGGTGCGGGGACAGCTGGCACTGGAGGTCGGAGCTGGTCCCGGGGTCGTGACCGTGTGGTTAGCCGATGCGATGGAGCAGACCGGCGGTCGTTTGGTCGTGCTGGAACAGGATCCGATAGTCATCGAGTCCGTCACTGGACGCCTGGAGGACCTGGGGCTGATGGAGCGCGTGCAACTCCTGCAGGGGGACGCTCACCGGACGATCCACACGGTGGCTGGGCCGTTCGATCTGGTCCGGCTGGCGGCCGACCGGAGCGGCTATCTCGACTACTACCGGGCCGTGCGGGACCGGCTGCGACCGGGTGCAGTCATCCTGGCGGAGGGATTGGCCAGGGAGGCGGCGCGGCCGTTTCGGGAGACGGTACGGGCCGAGATCGACTTGCGGACGGTGGAGTTGCCCATGCGCGGGCAGAGTCTGATCGGGGTCTGGTGGCCGAGTCGAGGGCGTGAATGA